The Poriferisphaera corsica DNA segment AACAAGACCAACGTAAGGTATGGCAGGAGTCAAAGGGGGCAAAGCTTCGCAAACAGGATGGAGAGGATGCTGGTACAGCTATCAGCGCATCTGCTAAGGCGGGTATGTTTGTTGGCAAGAAGGGGCGAGGCGAGTATCGGGATGTTGATTCTGGTGGTGTAACACAATTGCTGAGTAATAGTACGTTGTCACGTGTTGAGCGTATGCGGATTGTGACAAAGCTACGGAAATCAAACAAGATGCGCGGCGAGCATTTGTTTGGTAAAGGAGGAAGTAGTACGGAGTTTTCAGACTACAGGAACTATGTTGAGGGAGATGATATTCGATATGTGGATTGGAACATTTTTTCGAGGTTGGGGCGGCCATATTTAAAGCAATACCGACATGAAGAGGAGATGCAGATTGTTTTGGTTGTTGATGGTTCGAACTCGATGATGTTCGATGGGAAGTTTGAACGTGCGAAACAATTGGCTACAGCATTTGGGGTGATGGGTTTATACAGCAGTGAAAAAGTCAGTGCACATGTGATTGGAGTGGATGAGGGCAAGCAGAAAAAATTAAAGGCTTGTACAGGCCGTGGGAGTATGCACAAGCTTTTTAAGTACTTTGAAGATCTCGATGGGGGCGGAGGGGAGCAATTGGAGGAAGGGGTTGAGCGTGTTCTACATACGCATCGCGGCAAAGGCGTCGTGTTTATTATGAGTGATTGGTTGTCGTACGGGGATGTTAGTGGGCCGATGACACGGCTGGCAAGTGCGGGACTTGAGATTATGGCGATGCAGGTATTAAGTCCTGTCGAGATAGATCCAGATCTTGAGGGGGATCTACGATTTATGGATAGTGAGGGCGCAGGTACGTTGGATGTAAGTGCTGCTGGAGATGTGGTTGGGCTGTATCAAGAATACAGATTGAAGTATGAGCATTATCTAGAAAACCATTGCAAGTTACGTGGTGGGCGATTTGCAGTGACGAGCAGTCATGATG contains these protein-coding regions:
- a CDS encoding DUF58 domain-containing protein, which translates into the protein MAENEHENQSESHLSSLKNRVKKHTRAMTGDTAQKIRAGVDHKKQDQRKVWQESKGAKLRKQDGEDAGTAISASAKAGMFVGKKGRGEYRDVDSGGVTQLLSNSTLSRVERMRIVTKLRKSNKMRGEHLFGKGGSSTEFSDYRNYVEGDDIRYVDWNIFSRLGRPYLKQYRHEEEMQIVLVVDGSNSMMFDGKFERAKQLATAFGVMGLYSSEKVSAHVIGVDEGKQKKLKACTGRGSMHKLFKYFEDLDGGGGEQLEEGVERVLHTHRGKGVVFIMSDWLSYGDVSGPMTRLASAGLEIMAMQVLSPVEIDPDLEGDLRFMDSEGAGTLDVSAAGDVVGLYQEYRLKYEHYLENHCKLRGGRFAVTSSHDDLSYVLFDMLLRKGWVK